One part of the Arachidicoccus terrestris genome encodes these proteins:
- a CDS encoding winged helix DNA-binding domain-containing protein, translating to MATSKSIDQVSIDRNLLAARLDGQLLADHNMQTPLSIVQKMGAIQAQHFDMAKWAIGARLCGCSGTDHAPANTNQKLIPPTINDIYKAMEKGEIVRTHVLRPTWHIVAGQDLLWTLQLTAPAIKGALFSRDKKLGIVEKEYVKSDEAIQRILEDQPALNRRDLITALSEYGFAMDEYRSNHYIMHAELNGIICSGPVKDDKHTYALAENVLGKHYAKAILLKDKLQGDAAVIELAKRYFTTRGPATLQDFAWWSGLGMTVIKKAVTALGKSIERLQQGDSVFYQVPAIKTGAVKEENDSGLQLLPAFDEYLISYKDRSRMLPTKYNSQIITVNGLFRPAIIKQGRVIGGWQVDKGKHGCKITLMPFESIKVAEKKKMQAMAEVAASIYCGFRQTSLEKVIFA from the coding sequence ATGGCTACATCCAAATCAATAGATCAGGTCTCAATCGATCGTAATTTACTGGCAGCGAGACTGGATGGTCAGTTACTGGCCGATCATAATATGCAAACCCCTTTATCAATTGTCCAGAAGATGGGGGCTATCCAGGCACAGCATTTTGACATGGCTAAATGGGCGATTGGGGCCCGTCTGTGCGGATGCTCCGGTACAGACCATGCTCCTGCAAACACTAATCAGAAGCTGATCCCACCGACGATCAATGATATATATAAGGCGATGGAAAAAGGAGAGATTGTACGGACGCACGTCTTGAGGCCTACCTGGCATATCGTAGCCGGACAAGATTTACTTTGGACATTACAGTTAACGGCACCGGCTATCAAAGGGGCTTTGTTCTCCAGGGACAAAAAGCTGGGCATCGTTGAAAAGGAATATGTCAAGTCGGATGAAGCTATTCAAAGGATCTTAGAAGATCAGCCAGCGCTGAACAGGCGGGATCTTATCACAGCGCTCTCTGAATATGGATTTGCCATGGATGAATACCGGAGTAATCATTATATCATGCATGCTGAATTGAACGGCATTATATGCAGCGGGCCTGTTAAGGATGATAAACATACTTACGCGCTGGCAGAAAATGTTTTAGGTAAGCATTATGCAAAGGCCATTCTCCTGAAAGATAAGTTACAAGGGGACGCAGCTGTTATTGAGCTGGCAAAAAGATATTTTACAACAAGGGGGCCGGCTACTTTACAGGATTTTGCCTGGTGGTCCGGTTTAGGGATGACGGTTATTAAAAAAGCAGTTACGGCGTTAGGTAAATCCATTGAGCGGCTGCAACAGGGCGATTCCGTTTTTTATCAGGTCCCGGCCATCAAAACCGGGGCTGTCAAAGAAGAAAACGATTCAGGACTGCAGCTATTGCCTGCCTTTGATGAATATCTGATCAGTTATAAGGACCGGTCTAGAATGCTCCCCACAAAATATAACAGCCAAATAATTACCGTAAACGGATTGTTTCGCCCAGCCATAATTAAGCAGGGAAGGGTGATAGGTGGATGGCAGGTTGACAAAGGGAAGCATGGATGCAAGATTACATTAATGCCTTTTGAATCTATAAAAGTTGCAGAGAAAAAAAAGATGCAAGCCATGGCTGAAGTGGCCGCCTCAATCTATTGCGGGTTCAGGCAAACTTCGTTAGAGAAGGTTATTTTTGCCTAG
- a CDS encoding flavin reductase family protein, whose product MALIRSLDPQLMSIPDLQSCLQHGIAPRPICFVSTISKTGAVNLSPFSFFNMFSTMPPVCIFSPSRRVRDNTIKHSLENVLEVPEAVINVVNYNMVQQVSLSSTEYPRGINEFEKAGFTMEASELVRPPRVLESPMQLECKVTEIKPLGEGPGAGNLVFAEVVRIHIREEVLDQNGHIDQAKMDLVARLGANWYCRVTNDNLFEVEKPLRSMGIGVDALPSHARQSSILTGNDLGRLGNMERLPSEKQIAAMAQLPEIMAIFNTGLSTQKCVEQLHLFAQARIKENDLEQALTVLWLHPNQ is encoded by the coding sequence ATGGCACTGATACGAAGTCTGGACCCCCAATTGATGTCAATACCGGATCTGCAGTCTTGTTTGCAGCATGGCATTGCCCCGAGACCGATTTGTTTTGTATCTACGATCAGTAAAACGGGCGCCGTTAATCTTAGCCCTTTTAGTTTCTTTAATATGTTTTCGACTATGCCGCCCGTCTGCATATTCTCCCCGTCCAGAAGAGTGAGGGATAATACGATTAAGCATTCGCTCGAAAATGTACTGGAGGTGCCTGAAGCGGTGATCAATGTTGTTAACTACAATATGGTTCAACAGGTCAGCCTGTCCAGTACGGAATATCCAAGGGGTATAAATGAGTTTGAGAAAGCAGGCTTTACGATGGAAGCTTCGGAACTGGTAAGGCCACCCAGGGTACTGGAATCTCCCATGCAACTGGAGTGTAAAGTGACGGAGATAAAGCCTTTGGGAGAAGGCCCCGGCGCCGGTAATCTGGTATTTGCGGAAGTGGTCAGGATTCATATCAGGGAGGAGGTGCTGGATCAAAACGGCCATATCGATCAGGCGAAAATGGATCTGGTCGCAAGACTCGGTGCGAACTGGTATTGCAGGGTTACCAACGATAATCTGTTTGAAGTGGAGAAGCCGCTTCGCAGCATGGGAATCGGAGTGGACGCGCTGCCGTCCCATGCGCGTCAATCCAGTATTCTCACCGGCAACGACCTGGGCAGGTTAGGTAATATGGAACGGCTGCCATCAGAAAAACAGATAGCAGCGATGGCTCAATTGCCGGAGATTATGGCTATCTTTAACACTGGGTTAAGCACCCAAAAATGTGTGGAGCAACTACATTTATTTGCACAGGCCAGAATTAAAGAAAATGATCTTGAACAAGCACTTACAGTTTTATGGCTACATCCAAATCAATAG
- a CDS encoding fumarylacetoacetate hydrolase family protein: MKLVSYKTENNEHLGIYYKGHIYNLNSCDKRIPDNMQAFLAGEAPLMKRAGAVQQQLEEGKTFKEEVFYELIAPVPHPTSCRDGYAFRQHVATARRNRHVEMIPEFDQYPIFYFTNHNAIVGPGDVRLMPDHFQKLDFELEVAVVIGRKGRNITAAEADDYIAGYTIMNDLSARTLQMEEMKLNLGPAKGKDFATAIGPWLVTPDELAPYLTESKEGHTGKTYDLKMTCRVNGRQVSEGNMKDMDWTFAEIIERCAYGADILPGDVIGSGTVGTGCFLELNGTGLLNNPDYPVQWLQPKDQVELEITGLGSLQNVMQPEMSSFSLLALKKNL; this comes from the coding sequence ATGAAACTGGTCTCTTACAAAACGGAAAATAATGAGCATCTCGGCATTTATTATAAGGGGCATATCTACAATCTGAATAGCTGCGATAAGCGGATACCGGATAATATGCAAGCCTTTTTGGCAGGCGAGGCCCCGCTGATGAAAAGGGCAGGCGCCGTGCAGCAGCAGTTGGAGGAGGGTAAAACTTTTAAAGAAGAGGTGTTCTATGAATTGATTGCGCCTGTCCCGCATCCTACCTCCTGCAGGGATGGTTATGCATTCAGGCAACATGTAGCTACTGCCCGAAGAAACCGGCATGTAGAGATGATCCCGGAGTTTGATCAATATCCCATTTTTTATTTTACCAATCATAACGCGATTGTGGGACCCGGAGACGTTAGGCTTATGCCGGATCATTTTCAGAAACTGGACTTTGAGCTGGAGGTAGCAGTCGTGATTGGCAGAAAAGGCCGCAATATCACAGCAGCAGAGGCGGATGATTATATTGCGGGCTATACCATTATGAATGACCTGAGTGCGCGTACCCTGCAGATGGAAGAGATGAAACTCAATCTGGGACCCGCCAAAGGAAAAGACTTTGCCACGGCGATCGGCCCCTGGCTGGTAACACCCGATGAACTGGCGCCTTATCTTACTGAATCGAAAGAAGGGCATACCGGAAAGACCTACGATCTTAAAATGACCTGCCGGGTCAATGGTAGGCAGGTATCGGAAGGTAACATGAAAGATATGGACTGGACTTTTGCAGAGATTATTGAAAGATGTGCCTATGGCGCGGATATTCTGCCGGGCGATGTAATAGGCTCCGGTACCGTTGGAACTGGTTGTTTTTTGGAACTAAATGGTACAGGCTTACTAAACAACCCCGACTACCCGGTGCAGTGGTTACAACCGAAGGATCAGGTGGAACTAGAGATTACCGGACTGGGCAGCCTGCAAAATGTGATGCAGCCGGAAATGAGCAGCTTCTCCTTATTGGCCCTCAAAAAGAACCTCTAA
- a CDS encoding homogentisate 1,2-dioxygenase, with amino-acid sequence MPFYHKSGKVPPKRHTQFRKPDGSLYAEELVSTEGFSSVYSLVYHTHPPTLVKKLGTPYEVAPIIAREKHLKHTSLKGFQIKPEDDYLDSRKPVLVNDDLHIILAAPRKSMEDYFFKNSQADEMIFIHKGKGLLKTGYGEISFDYGDYLMIPRGTIYQMHFQDSDNRLFIVESFSPLRVPGKYLNKAGQLMEHAPYCERDIRIPENLKTYDQAGDFKILIKKQGLIYPYVYGTHPFDYIGWDGCHYPWAFSIHDFEPITGRLHQPPPVHQTFEGHNFVVCSFVPRKYDYHPLSIPAPYNHSNVDSDEVLYYVDGDFMSRKSVEKGQITLHPGGIPHGPHPGTVEKSIGKESTEELAVMIDPFRPLKLTKYALDIEDGDYYKSWQSE; translated from the coding sequence ATGCCTTTTTATCACAAATCGGGTAAAGTGCCGCCTAAAAGACATACGCAGTTCCGCAAACCGGATGGAAGCCTTTATGCCGAAGAGCTGGTGTCTACAGAAGGCTTTTCCAGTGTTTATTCACTGGTTTATCACACCCATCCCCCAACTTTGGTAAAAAAACTGGGAACACCATATGAAGTAGCTCCTATTATCGCCAGGGAGAAACACCTGAAGCATACCAGCTTAAAAGGATTCCAGATCAAGCCGGAGGATGATTATCTGGATAGTAGAAAACCGGTATTGGTCAATGATGACCTGCATATTATCCTGGCAGCGCCGAGAAAGTCTATGGAAGATTATTTTTTTAAAAATAGCCAGGCAGATGAGATGATCTTTATCCATAAGGGAAAAGGCCTGTTGAAAACCGGCTACGGTGAGATCTCTTTTGATTATGGAGACTATCTGATGATCCCCAGAGGCACTATCTACCAGATGCATTTTCAAGATAGCGACAACAGGCTTTTTATCGTTGAAAGCTTCAGCCCGCTCAGAGTTCCGGGCAAATACCTGAACAAAGCGGGCCAGCTCATGGAACATGCGCCCTATTGCGAAAGAGACATCAGAATTCCGGAAAATCTGAAAACCTATGACCAGGCCGGAGACTTCAAGATTCTAATCAAGAAGCAGGGGCTGATCTATCCCTACGTATATGGCACACATCCATTTGACTATATCGGTTGGGACGGATGTCATTACCCTTGGGCGTTTTCAATCCATGATTTCGAACCGATTACAGGCCGCTTGCATCAGCCGCCACCTGTGCATCAGACATTTGAAGGCCATAACTTTGTCGTATGTTCTTTTGTTCCCCGTAAGTATGATTACCATCCCCTTTCCATTCCTGCTCCTTATAACCATTCCAATGTAGATAGTGACGAGGTGCTCTATTATGTAGATGGCGATTTTATGAGTCGCAAAAGCGTGGAAAAAGGACAGATTACCCTTCATCCGGGAGGCATCCCACATGGCCCACACCCAGGCACTGTAGAAAAATCCATTGGAAAAGAAAGTACGGAAGAATTAGCGGTCATGATAGATCCTTTCCGGCCACTTAAATTGACCAAATACGCTTTGGATATCGAAGACGGCGACTATTATAAAAGCTGGCAGTCGGAATAG
- the hppD gene encoding 4-hydroxyphenylpyruvate dioxygenase — MNTNSNTTSNSLTFAQKIAQAENFLPINGTDYIEFYVGNAKQAAHYYQSAFGFQPLAYAGPETGIREYASYVLQQGKIRLVLTTALHSDSPIADHVKKHGDGVKILALWVDDARSAFEETCKRGAKPYLEPERLEDKNGEVWKSGIYTYGETVHMFVERRNYQGDFLPGYEKWTPEYHPEPVGLLYVDHCVGNVGWNRMLPTVKWYEDVMGFVNILSFDDKQINTEYSALMSKVMSNGNGYAKFPINEPAEGQKKSQIEEYLEFYEGEGVQHIAVATHDIVATVRALRARGVEFLSAPPTAYYEDLTERVGEIQEDIAPLKELGILVDSDEEGYLLQIFTKPVEDRPTLFFEIIQRRGAQSFGAGNFKALFEAIEKEQQRRGNL, encoded by the coding sequence ATGAATACAAATTCAAATACAACCTCAAATTCATTGACCTTTGCACAAAAGATAGCACAGGCAGAGAATTTCCTGCCCATTAATGGAACAGACTATATTGAGTTCTATGTGGGCAATGCGAAACAGGCAGCCCACTATTACCAAAGTGCTTTTGGTTTCCAGCCACTGGCTTATGCCGGTCCCGAGACCGGCATAAGAGAGTATGCTTCCTATGTTTTACAACAGGGTAAGATCAGATTGGTATTAACAACAGCCCTCCATTCCGATTCTCCTATAGCAGACCATGTCAAAAAACATGGCGACGGCGTTAAAATCCTGGCGCTCTGGGTAGATGATGCCCGTTCTGCCTTTGAAGAAACTTGTAAAAGGGGCGCAAAGCCTTACCTGGAACCTGAACGGTTGGAAGATAAAAATGGGGAGGTCTGGAAATCTGGCATATATACCTACGGGGAGACCGTTCATATGTTTGTCGAGCGCAGAAATTATCAGGGCGATTTTTTGCCCGGATATGAAAAATGGACGCCGGAATATCATCCTGAACCGGTAGGTTTACTCTATGTGGATCATTGCGTAGGTAATGTCGGCTGGAACAGAATGCTGCCAACCGTCAAGTGGTATGAAGATGTCATGGGTTTTGTGAACATTCTTTCATTTGACGACAAACAGATCAATACAGAATATTCTGCTCTCATGAGTAAGGTGATGAGTAATGGTAACGGCTACGCCAAATTCCCCATTAACGAACCGGCTGAGGGTCAGAAAAAATCGCAGATCGAAGAATACCTGGAATTCTATGAAGGCGAAGGTGTACAGCATATTGCTGTTGCCACTCATGACATTGTCGCCACCGTACGGGCACTCAGGGCCAGAGGTGTTGAATTCCTCAGCGCTCCGCCAACTGCTTATTACGAAGATCTGACAGAAAGAGTGGGTGAAATACAGGAGGATATCGCACCGTTAAAAGAATTAGGTATTCTGGTAGATAGTGATGAAGAAGGTTACCTGTTGCAGATTTTCACCAAGCCGGTCGAAGATCGCCCGACACTCTTTTTTGAAATCATCCAACGCAGGGGTGCACAGAGTTTTGGAGCAGGCAATTTCAAAGCTTTGTTTGAAGCCATTGAAAAAGAACAGCAGCGCAGAGGCAATCTCTAA
- a CDS encoding efflux RND transporter permease subunit, translating into MIADTFIKRPVTAIVVSIVIVLVGLISIFILPISQYPSITPPTVSISGTFTGADAATIEQTTTTPIETQVNGTPGMTYMTSNSTSSGQASITVNFEIGTDIDIATLDVQNRVSVAEPILPDAVKRIGVTVRKRNPDMMMVLGLYSPKGTHNSEFLGNYANIYLKDAILRVPGVGDVFAVGDDFSMRIWLNPEKLAALKLTPGDVTTAIAGQNLQVAAGTIGGNPQPADQAFEYSVLTNSRLNTVEDFKDIIVRADPSTGTLVRLGDVANVELGHFDYGKNPYVNGHKAAFMLIYQAPGANVLETYDGIMKTLETMKKTFPKDIDYAVPSETATVVKVSINEVLHTFIEALILVVLVVFLFLQNIRATIIPLLAIPVSLIGTFIFFIPLGFTINTLTLFAFVLAIGIVVDDAIVVVEAVQHYIDSEKISPKEATKKAMGDISGPVVAIALILAAVFVPVSFVPGISGQLYQQFAITIAVSVIISAFVALSLTPALCSLMLRPHKEKEAHPRGAARFFAAFNRWFEKFTNAYTRAVAKWIKHTPLVIGLLVVLVVALIFLFKSKPTGFIPQEDEGRLYVTYQMPEGTSTTRSIAMIHQIMDSVRSIPAVDVVGGLAGLNIANFSFKSNSGTLFVSLKPWDERTDERDRLNGVLAEIQRKTAGFKEANVMAIGPPAIPGLGATAGFTFELQQRGSTDNIQEFEKVGQRFIGALFQRPEIAMAYTFFNTKTPAYQINVNRDKARKLGVQVSDVYSTMSTLLGSAYINDFNLYGRNFRVVAMADSTFRATPSDLNDYYVRNIEGNMIPIGSLIDSVQTIENPAVISHYNIYRSIEISGAPKPGYSSGQAIDALREVADQVLPAGYGYEFSGMSREEIKAGQSTALVFAASIIFVFLFLAALYESWSVPFAVLFAVPVGLFGSMLTLYFIPSLTNNIYAQIGMITLIGLAAKNAILIVEFANEGVQQGRDIVEATLHAVQVRLRPIIMTSLAFILGVMPLAFASGAASVSRQTIGWTVMGGMLAATSLAIFIVPVWFVLITKLSKRKKIKVELRE; encoded by the coding sequence ATGATAGCAGATACTTTTATAAAAAGGCCGGTCACAGCCATTGTCGTTTCCATTGTGATCGTGCTTGTAGGGCTGATTTCCATATTTATCTTACCTATATCTCAGTATCCCAGTATAACGCCCCCTACGGTGTCTATTTCCGGGACATTTACCGGTGCGGATGCGGCGACCATTGAGCAGACAACGACTACTCCTATTGAGACGCAGGTCAACGGTACGCCGGGCATGACCTATATGACCAGTAATAGTACGAGTAGTGGTCAGGCCAGCATTACCGTCAACTTCGAGATAGGAACAGATATCGACATTGCTACCCTGGACGTGCAAAACAGAGTAAGCGTCGCCGAGCCGATCTTACCTGACGCGGTTAAGCGTATTGGCGTGACGGTCAGAAAAAGAAATCCTGATATGATGATGGTATTGGGGTTATACTCTCCCAAGGGCACCCACAATTCAGAATTTTTGGGCAACTATGCCAATATCTATCTGAAAGACGCCATTTTGCGTGTACCAGGTGTAGGTGACGTATTTGCGGTAGGGGATGATTTTAGTATGCGTATATGGCTGAATCCTGAGAAACTCGCTGCGTTAAAACTGACCCCCGGTGATGTGACAACCGCTATTGCAGGTCAGAACTTGCAGGTAGCGGCCGGTACGATTGGTGGTAATCCACAGCCAGCTGATCAGGCATTTGAGTACTCTGTGCTGACGAACAGCCGCCTGAATACAGTAGAAGATTTTAAAGATATTATCGTACGAGCTGATCCCAGCACAGGAACATTGGTGCGGTTAGGGGATGTGGCTAATGTGGAGTTAGGACATTTCGATTATGGTAAAAACCCTTATGTAAATGGACATAAGGCAGCATTTATGTTGATCTACCAGGCACCCGGGGCCAATGTACTGGAGACCTATGACGGTATCATGAAGACACTGGAGACGATGAAGAAAACCTTTCCTAAGGATATTGATTATGCAGTTCCGTCTGAAACAGCGACTGTTGTAAAAGTGTCTATCAATGAAGTATTGCATACCTTTATAGAAGCGTTGATTTTGGTTGTACTCGTTGTATTTTTATTCCTTCAGAATATACGGGCAACGATCATACCGTTATTAGCCATTCCGGTTTCGCTGATCGGTACATTTATCTTCTTTATACCACTTGGTTTTACGATCAATACGCTGACGCTCTTTGCCTTTGTATTAGCCATCGGTATTGTTGTGGATGATGCGATTGTGGTGGTGGAAGCAGTACAACATTATATCGATTCGGAAAAAATTTCCCCCAAAGAGGCGACAAAAAAAGCGATGGGCGATATATCAGGACCAGTGGTCGCTATTGCCCTGATCCTGGCCGCGGTATTTGTTCCGGTGAGCTTTGTTCCAGGTATTTCTGGCCAGCTATATCAGCAGTTCGCCATTACAATCGCCGTGTCTGTGATCATTTCCGCCTTTGTTGCCCTGTCACTGACGCCGGCTCTTTGCTCACTTATGTTACGCCCACATAAAGAAAAGGAAGCGCATCCCCGTGGTGCCGCCCGTTTTTTTGCGGCTTTCAACAGATGGTTTGAGAAATTTACCAATGCCTATACCAGGGCGGTGGCTAAATGGATCAAGCATACGCCGCTGGTAATCGGGTTATTGGTCGTGCTGGTCGTCGCACTGATCTTCTTATTTAAGTCTAAGCCCACCGGGTTTATTCCTCAGGAGGATGAAGGCCGTTTGTATGTGACCTACCAAATGCCTGAAGGAACGTCTACAACACGCAGCATTGCGATGATTCACCAGATTATGGATTCTGTGCGCAGCATTCCTGCCGTCGATGTGGTCGGAGGTCTGGCAGGTCTGAATATTGCCAATTTTTCCTTCAAATCCAATTCCGGTACCTTATTCGTCAGCTTAAAGCCCTGGGATGAGAGAACAGATGAAAGAGACCGTTTGAATGGTGTACTTGCAGAGATTCAACGTAAAACTGCCGGATTTAAAGAAGCGAATGTGATGGCTATCGGTCCACCGGCCATTCCGGGCCTGGGTGCGACTGCAGGTTTTACTTTTGAGCTCCAGCAGCGTGGAAGTACAGATAACATTCAGGAATTTGAGAAGGTTGGCCAACGTTTTATCGGCGCACTTTTTCAACGCCCGGAGATCGCTATGGCCTATACTTTCTTCAACACAAAAACACCTGCTTACCAGATCAATGTCAACAGGGATAAGGCACGTAAACTGGGTGTACAGGTTTCTGATGTGTATAGTACCATGTCGACACTTTTAGGTAGCGCCTATATTAATGACTTTAACCTGTATGGACGTAATTTTAGGGTGGTTGCCATGGCGGATAGTACTTTCAGGGCTACACCATCGGACCTGAATGATTATTATGTCAGAAATATAGAAGGGAACATGATCCCAATCGGGTCACTAATTGATTCCGTTCAGACGATAGAGAATCCTGCAGTGATTTCCCACTACAATATCTACCGTTCCATAGAGATTTCAGGTGCACCCAAACCGGGATATAGTAGTGGCCAGGCTATCGACGCGCTCAGAGAAGTGGCAGATCAGGTGCTGCCAGCTGGATACGGTTATGAATTTTCAGGTATGTCCAGAGAGGAAATTAAGGCTGGTCAGAGTACTGCCCTGGTATTTGCCGCTTCTATTATCTTTGTATTCCTGTTTCTGGCAGCCTTGTATGAGAGTTGGAGCGTTCCGTTCGCTGTCCTCTTTGCGGTACCTGTCGGTTTATTTGGCTCTATGCTGACCTTATATTTTATACCGAGCCTGACTAATAATATCTATGCACAGATCGGTATGATCACCCTAATTGGGCTCGCGGCCAAGAACGCCATTTTGATTGTGGAGTTCGCCAATGAAGGTGTACAGCAAGGCCGCGATATTGTTGAGGCGACCCTGCATGCCGTTCAGGTACGTCTTAGGCCGATTATCATGACTTCTCTGGCCTTTATTTTAGGTGTAATGCCACTGGCCTTTGCCTCAGGTGCCGCTTCGGTTTCCAGGCAGACAATCGGCTGGACGGTAATGGGAGGGATGCTCGCGGCGACTTCACTGGCAATATTTATTGTTCCTGTTTGGTTTGTACTGATCACCAAACTTTCCAAACGTAAAAAGATAAAAGTTGAGCTACGCGAATAA
- a CDS encoding efflux RND transporter periplasmic adaptor subunit — MSFRKFSILAGTAILTLAVSCKSSNKQAAQAGAGAPPAVPVAVDTVAPGDAVYYIQYPGTVTALKEVTLLSQVSGYVTGIYFKDGQHVSQGQKLYSIDAQVYNANVQNAKAQLEVQKAGLVKAQKDAARYHQLDEQDAIAKQQVDYADAALATAERQVAAAKANLNAITANLKFTTIYAPFSGTIGISKVRVGTSVVAGQTLLNEISTDNPMAVDFNVPQEELYRFEQLKNEGTSVKNKIFSLTFGASEYPGYGSINLIDRAVDPQTGTVKIRLSFDNDKNMLKAGMTTSVKVKSENQAKAILIPHKAIIEQLGEYFVYRVTDSSTVTQTKIKLGQPIGSDIIVTDGLEAGQVIVTEGQQKLAEGAKVTIGAPSTGAPGAAAAKK; from the coding sequence ATGTCCTTTAGAAAATTCTCCATCCTTGCCGGTACAGCCATACTGACACTGGCGGTCTCCTGTAAGTCTTCCAACAAACAAGCTGCCCAGGCGGGCGCAGGCGCTCCACCTGCTGTTCCAGTAGCCGTTGATACGGTTGCGCCGGGAGATGCTGTTTATTATATTCAGTATCCAGGCACGGTAACGGCCCTTAAAGAAGTGACATTGCTTTCCCAGGTCAGCGGATATGTGACAGGCATCTATTTTAAAGATGGGCAGCATGTCTCCCAAGGCCAGAAATTATATTCCATTGATGCGCAGGTGTACAATGCCAATGTCCAAAATGCAAAGGCACAACTCGAAGTGCAGAAAGCCGGTTTGGTCAAGGCGCAAAAAGATGCGGCCCGTTACCATCAGTTAGATGAACAAGACGCCATTGCCAAACAACAGGTCGATTATGCAGATGCCGCCCTGGCGACCGCTGAAAGACAGGTAGCGGCTGCTAAAGCAAATCTGAATGCCATTACCGCAAACCTTAAGTTCACTACTATTTATGCACCCTTTAGTGGTACGATCGGGATTTCTAAGGTGCGGGTCGGTACTTCTGTCGTAGCTGGTCAAACTCTTTTAAATGAGATTTCTACAGATAATCCAATGGCCGTTGACTTCAATGTTCCACAGGAAGAGCTCTACCGGTTTGAGCAGCTCAAAAATGAAGGGACTTCTGTAAAAAATAAGATATTCTCTCTTACTTTCGGCGCAAGTGAATATCCTGGTTATGGCAGTATTAATCTGATCGACCGAGCAGTTGACCCGCAAACAGGCACGGTGAAAATCAGATTATCATTTGACAATGATAAAAACATGCTGAAAGCCGGAATGACGACTTCTGTCAAGGTCAAAAGTGAAAATCAGGCTAAAGCAATTCTGATTCCTCATAAGGCAATTATCGAGCAGCTCGGCGAGTACTTTGTTTACCGTGTGACCGATAGCAGCACTGTCACCCAGACTAAAATCAAGCTGGGTCAGCCGATCGGCTCGGATATTATCGTCACGGACGGCTTAGAAGCCGGACAGGTGATTGTAACAGAAGGGCAGCAAAAATTAGCTGAAGGAGCTAAGGTAACAATCGGGGCTCCGTCCACCGGTGCACCTGGAGCTGCGGCCGCGAAGAAATAG